One genomic region from Curtobacterium sp. 9128 encodes:
- a CDS encoding acyltransferase yields MCEHQPGRGPTASRAAAIAPTASIGPGVRVWDGSHVEADAVVGAESSVGRGVTIGRGVRIGVRCKIQNAALVYGPAALGDGVFVGPGVVLTNDTVPRAVLPDGTVKSGGDWQASAVVIDDGASIGAGAVCVAPVRIGRWAMIAAGAVVTRDVPDHALVAGVPARRIGWVGRSGVRLVEGTGALVCPRTGERYTVHGDVVGLLR; encoded by the coding sequence ATGTGCGAACACCAACCGGGACGGGGTCCGACGGCGTCACGAGCCGCGGCGATAGCGCCCACCGCCTCGATCGGCCCGGGCGTCCGGGTCTGGGACGGCAGTCACGTCGAGGCGGACGCGGTCGTCGGTGCGGAGTCGAGCGTCGGTCGTGGCGTCACGATCGGGCGCGGCGTCCGCATCGGTGTCCGGTGCAAGATCCAGAACGCCGCCCTGGTCTACGGTCCTGCGGCCCTCGGCGACGGGGTGTTCGTCGGCCCCGGCGTGGTGTTGACGAACGACACGGTGCCGCGAGCGGTCCTCCCCGACGGCACGGTCAAGTCCGGAGGGGACTGGCAGGCATCCGCGGTCGTGATCGACGACGGTGCGTCGATCGGCGCGGGGGCGGTGTGCGTCGCCCCGGTCCGGATCGGGCGATGGGCGATGATCGCAGCCGGCGCCGTGGTCACGAGGGACGTCCCGGACCACGCACTGGTTGCGGGGGTGCCCGCGCGACGGATCGGTTGGGTCGGCCGCAGCGGTGTCCGGTTGGTCGAGGGCACAGGCGCCCTGGTGTGCCCGCGGACCGGTGAGCGGTACACGGTCCACGGTGACGTGGTCGGACTGCTGCGATGA
- a CDS encoding DegT/DnrJ/EryC1/StrS family aminotransferase yields MSVETVDVIPAARPLIGVEERRAVDAVLASGRLTQGPEVAAFEREFSTTLLDGRPVVAVNSGTAALHLALIALGVGRGDEVLVPSFTFAATANAVRLVGATPVFVDVDPDSFCIAPTAMLRAVTARTRAIVPVHLYGHPADMTAIAAVAREHDLLVVEDAAQAHGARWAGRPVGTFGDAGAFSLYPTKNMTAAEGGMVATASPSSERVLRLLRNQGMAERYANEIVGFNARMSDLHAAIGRVQTRKVRAWTAQRQANAAYLDGELRGVVTPIVHAEAEHVFHQYVVRVSDDRDGFVDALRDEYGIGAGVYYPTPVHRLPSFADAAVCGSDLHETERAAAEVIALPVYPTLTLRELDRIVAAVNALAAAGGSR; encoded by the coding sequence ATGAGCGTCGAGACGGTGGACGTGATCCCGGCCGCACGGCCGCTCATCGGCGTCGAGGAGCGCCGCGCCGTCGACGCCGTCCTCGCGAGCGGTCGTCTGACCCAGGGCCCCGAGGTCGCGGCGTTCGAGCGGGAGTTCAGCACCACGCTCCTCGACGGGCGGCCGGTGGTCGCGGTGAACAGCGGCACTGCCGCACTGCACCTGGCACTCATCGCGCTCGGCGTCGGACGGGGGGACGAGGTCCTCGTGCCGTCGTTCACGTTCGCGGCCACGGCCAACGCGGTCCGGCTCGTCGGCGCGACACCCGTCTTCGTGGACGTCGATCCGGACTCGTTCTGCATCGCGCCGACGGCGATGCTGCGTGCGGTGACCGCGCGGACGCGGGCGATCGTCCCCGTCCACCTCTACGGACACCCCGCTGACATGACGGCGATCGCCGCCGTCGCCAGGGAGCACGACCTGCTGGTGGTCGAGGACGCCGCGCAGGCGCACGGCGCACGGTGGGCCGGCCGGCCCGTCGGGACCTTCGGGGATGCCGGAGCGTTCAGCCTCTACCCGACCAAGAACATGACGGCGGCGGAAGGCGGCATGGTCGCGACCGCGTCACCGTCGTCGGAGCGCGTGCTCCGGCTGCTCCGCAACCAGGGGATGGCCGAGCGGTACGCGAACGAGATCGTCGGGTTCAACGCGCGGATGTCCGACCTGCACGCCGCGATCGGCAGGGTGCAGACGCGCAAGGTGCGCGCCTGGACCGCGCAGCGGCAGGCGAACGCGGCGTACCTCGACGGAGAACTCCGCGGCGTCGTGACGCCGATCGTGCACGCCGAGGCGGAGCACGTGTTCCACCAGTACGTCGTCCGGGTGTCGGACGACCGTGACGGCTTCGTGGACGCGCTCCGCGACGAGTACGGGATCGGTGCAGGGGTCTACTACCCGACACCGGTGCACCGTCTGCCGTCGTTCGCTGACGCCGCGGTGTGCGGATCCGACCTGCACGAGACCGAACGTGCCGCCGCAGAGGTGATCGCTCTGCCGGTCTACCCCACGCTCACCCTCCGGGAGCTCGACCGGATCGTGGCCGCCGTGAACGCGCTCGCCGCCGCCGGGGGTTCCCGGTGA
- a CDS encoding Gfo/Idh/MocA family oxidoreductase — protein MTRSLRVGVVGLGMMGRHHARVLRDLGGVELVGAADALGDVHGAAGGAPVVASVAQLLDLGLDAAVVAVPTAAHEPVAIRLAEAGVHALIEKPVASSAAGAARLVAAFASAGLVGAVGHVERYNPALQELRRRLDGGQLGEVYQIATRRQGPFPARIADVGVVKDLATHDIDVTTWLARSPFARLAALACRRSGRPHEDLVTVTGELEDGTLTTHLVNWLTPFKERVVVVTGEHGTFVADTVSADLTFHENGTVTTGWDQVAAFRGVAEGPSTRFAIQKREPLVVEHEAFRDAVLGKPTDIVSLREGLGIVRIAEAVLESARTRTTVEVTA, from the coding sequence GTGACGCGGTCGCTGCGCGTCGGCGTCGTCGGCCTCGGCATGATGGGCCGGCACCACGCCAGGGTCCTGCGCGACCTGGGCGGTGTCGAGCTCGTGGGCGCGGCCGACGCGCTCGGTGACGTGCACGGAGCCGCCGGCGGGGCGCCGGTCGTCGCCTCCGTGGCGCAGTTGCTCGACCTCGGGCTGGATGCCGCGGTCGTCGCGGTGCCGACCGCCGCCCACGAACCCGTCGCCATCCGGCTCGCGGAAGCGGGCGTACACGCGCTGATCGAGAAGCCGGTCGCCTCGTCCGCCGCCGGCGCGGCCCGACTGGTCGCCGCGTTCGCGAGCGCAGGACTCGTCGGCGCGGTCGGCCACGTCGAGCGCTACAACCCCGCACTGCAGGAGCTGCGCAGGCGGCTCGACGGCGGGCAGCTCGGGGAGGTCTACCAGATCGCGACGCGACGGCAGGGCCCGTTCCCGGCGCGCATCGCGGACGTGGGCGTGGTCAAGGACCTCGCGACGCACGACATCGACGTCACGACGTGGCTCGCGCGGTCGCCCTTCGCCCGGCTCGCCGCGTTGGCGTGCCGCAGGAGCGGGCGTCCCCACGAGGACCTGGTCACGGTGACGGGCGAGCTGGAGGACGGCACCCTGACGACCCACCTGGTGAACTGGCTGACGCCGTTCAAGGAGCGCGTCGTCGTGGTCACCGGTGAGCACGGCACGTTCGTCGCGGACACGGTGAGTGCTGACCTGACCTTCCACGAGAACGGCACCGTCACGACCGGGTGGGACCAGGTGGCTGCCTTCCGCGGCGTCGCTGAGGGGCCGAGCACGCGGTTCGCGATCCAGAAGCGCGAGCCGCTCGTCGTCGAGCATGAGGCGTTCCGAGACGCCGTGCTCGGGAAGCCGACGGACATCGTGTCGCTCCGCGAGGGGCTCGGGATCGTCCGGATCGCCGAAGCGGTGCTCGAGTCCGCCCGGACCCGCACGACCGTCGAGGTGACGGCATGA
- a CDS encoding nucleotide sugar dehydrogenase has protein sequence MRVAVVGLGKIGLPLAVQYASSGVRVTGLDVDQRVVGAVNAGREPFPGEHGLSEALTAVVETGALRATCDPASAIEDAEVVVVVVPLVVTGDGEPDFRAMDAATESVGRALAPGTLVAYETTLPVGTTRHRWVPRLEAASGLVQGDDFDVVFSPERVLTGRVFADLRRYPKLVGGLSARGADRARAFYERVLQFDDRPDLRRPNGVWDLGTAEAAELAKLAETTYRDVNIALANEFAVFAGRNGIDVDVVIDACNSQPYSHLHRPGIAVGGHCIPVYPQLYLWNDPDASVVSTARRRNAAMPEHAVDVLERLHGDLAGERVVVLGASYRGGVQETAFSGVFGTVAALRARGALASVSDPLYTDAELVGLGLVPHMAGAPVEAVIVQADHAEYATLGEDSFPGVRTLLDGRRVIDTARWPSTTVGSIGAPPVRPAHRP, from the coding sequence ATGAGGGTCGCCGTGGTCGGGCTCGGCAAGATCGGCCTGCCGCTGGCGGTGCAGTACGCGTCCTCGGGGGTGCGGGTGACCGGCCTGGACGTCGACCAGCGGGTCGTCGGCGCCGTGAACGCGGGGCGCGAGCCGTTCCCGGGCGAGCATGGTCTGAGCGAAGCCCTGACGGCCGTGGTCGAGACGGGGGCGTTGCGGGCGACGTGTGACCCGGCATCCGCGATCGAGGACGCCGAGGTCGTGGTGGTCGTCGTCCCGCTCGTCGTCACGGGGGACGGCGAGCCGGACTTCCGGGCGATGGACGCGGCGACCGAGTCGGTCGGCCGCGCACTCGCGCCGGGGACCCTCGTCGCCTACGAGACCACACTGCCGGTCGGCACGACGCGGCACCGGTGGGTGCCTCGCCTCGAGGCCGCGTCCGGGCTGGTGCAGGGGGACGACTTCGACGTCGTCTTCTCGCCGGAACGAGTCCTGACCGGCCGGGTGTTCGCGGACCTCCGTCGGTACCCGAAGCTCGTCGGCGGGCTGTCGGCGCGCGGCGCGGACCGGGCTCGGGCGTTCTACGAGCGCGTGCTGCAGTTCGACGACCGGCCGGACCTCAGGCGTCCGAACGGCGTCTGGGACCTCGGGACCGCAGAGGCGGCCGAGCTCGCCAAGCTCGCGGAGACCACGTACCGCGACGTCAACATCGCCCTGGCGAACGAGTTCGCGGTGTTCGCGGGACGGAACGGCATCGACGTCGACGTCGTGATCGACGCGTGCAACTCGCAGCCGTACAGCCATCTGCACCGCCCCGGCATCGCGGTCGGTGGGCACTGCATCCCGGTGTACCCGCAGCTCTACCTCTGGAACGACCCGGATGCCTCGGTCGTGTCGACCGCTCGCCGGCGCAACGCGGCGATGCCCGAGCATGCCGTCGACGTGCTGGAACGGTTGCACGGTGACCTCGCCGGTGAACGGGTGGTCGTGCTGGGGGCGTCGTACCGCGGGGGTGTGCAGGAGACGGCCTTCTCGGGGGTGTTCGGCACGGTCGCGGCCCTGCGCGCGCGGGGTGCCCTCGCGTCCGTGTCCGACCCGCTGTACACGGACGCCGAGCTGGTCGGACTCGGGCTGGTCCCGCACATGGCGGGCGCGCCGGTGGAGGCGGTGATCGTGCAGGCGGACCACGCGGAGTACGCGACGCTCGGCGAGGACTCGTTCCCCGGCGTGCGCACACTGCTGGACGGGCGGCGGGTCATCGACACGGCGCGATGGCCGTCGACGACGGTCGGGTCGATCGGCGCTCCTCCGGTTCGCCCCGCGCACCGCCCGTGA
- a CDS encoding glycosyltransferase, which produces MHSRPRPFDIVHVSSAHPWTDNRIHTRAATTAAHAGYRTALVAVDTGGGSAERAPADWDRPDERSGVWVRRLPRRGRVRRLVVSTVQAVLAALSSRAHVVHLHDPELAWAVPLLRLARRRVVYDAHEDLPAQVAGKEYLGRIRRVAVPIARGVVRLAAHADAVVAATPTIALRFPAARTTVVQNLPVLRASDATLADASGRPPIAVYLGALSHDRGIGVVSGVAGSPALPSGWRVRTAGPIDGAVDRRAFDALCGTGRIDHRGVLPPDRARDLLQTARVGLLPLLPTVAYASSIPTKLFEYLAAGLAVIATDVPYWRELLDDIECVTWVPAGDPDAVVRALQRYAADPDLLDAHGRAGRALVDARFRWDHEAPELLRVYRRLCGAAPFDGYLPDSSDADWNVVSK; this is translated from the coding sequence ATGCACTCCCGCCCTCGCCCGTTCGACATCGTCCACGTCTCGAGCGCACACCCCTGGACCGACAACCGGATCCACACCCGGGCGGCCACGACCGCGGCACACGCCGGGTACCGGACCGCGCTCGTGGCGGTCGACACCGGCGGTGGAAGCGCCGAGCGGGCTCCGGCCGACTGGGATCGCCCGGACGAGCGGAGCGGCGTGTGGGTCCGACGCCTTCCGCGGCGCGGGCGGGTCAGACGCCTGGTCGTCTCGACCGTCCAGGCGGTACTCGCCGCGTTGTCGTCTCGGGCACACGTCGTCCACCTGCACGATCCGGAGCTGGCGTGGGCCGTCCCGCTCCTCCGCCTCGCGCGGCGCCGCGTCGTGTACGACGCGCACGAGGACCTGCCGGCGCAGGTCGCCGGCAAGGAGTACCTCGGGCGGATCCGCAGGGTCGCTGTCCCGATCGCCCGTGGCGTCGTCCGGTTGGCCGCCCACGCGGACGCCGTCGTCGCCGCGACCCCGACCATCGCGTTGCGGTTCCCGGCTGCCCGCACGACGGTCGTGCAGAACCTGCCGGTGCTCCGGGCGTCGGACGCCACCCTGGCTGATGCGTCCGGACGTCCGCCGATCGCGGTGTACCTCGGGGCACTGAGTCATGACCGCGGCATCGGCGTCGTCAGCGGCGTCGCCGGGTCGCCGGCGCTGCCGTCGGGGTGGCGAGTGCGCACTGCCGGCCCGATCGACGGGGCGGTGGATCGCCGCGCGTTCGATGCCCTCTGCGGCACCGGTCGGATCGACCACCGGGGTGTGCTCCCGCCGGATCGGGCACGGGACCTGCTGCAGACCGCGCGGGTCGGTCTGCTGCCCCTGCTGCCGACCGTCGCCTACGCGTCGTCCATCCCCACCAAGCTCTTCGAGTACCTGGCTGCCGGCCTCGCGGTGATCGCGACGGACGTCCCGTACTGGCGGGAACTCCTGGACGACATCGAGTGCGTGACCTGGGTGCCCGCGGGAGATCCGGACGCCGTGGTCCGGGCGCTGCAGCGGTACGCCGCCGATCCCGATCTGCTCGACGCACACGGGCGCGCCGGCCGTGCGCTGGTCGACGCGCGCTTCCGGTGGGACCACGAAGCGCCCGAGCTGCTCCGGGTCTACCGACGGCTCTGCGGTGCTGCACCGTTCGACGGGTACCTTCCCGATTCGTCGGACGCCGACTGGAATGTAGTATCCAAGTGA
- a CDS encoding oligosaccharide flippase family protein, whose product MRRPRPTRAILTILFGTLLGQGLVVAVSPLLTRLYAPTDFGVLAVVTAIASVLGAGATMGTDRALPVAQDATMHALVLIGIVSTAFVSGVTAVATWLARDALAAQFSAPTFADLWWIVPVTTGAVGLHRVATAVLARGQRHGSIAIRNVCQGVGQTVWNLVMASTGALGLAGGLAAGRLAALVGMFRPASLRASPSPCSVRAALSVHRRFLWFTPWSSMLNVVGQQAPGLLIAAAHGSAAAGLVALTMRVLGSPVGMLADAVAQTVAGAIGGRIRAGASVRDPLRRVVGRLLVLGAAAAVVVMMSGPSVFGAVFGPDWTRSGEYARILAPAFALQVAVSPVSQVLGMLGRQSSQLAWDAGRLVLTSGAVIVPTLLGAPVPVMLAGLSGAMIASYLVMLGLVVAATRSVRD is encoded by the coding sequence GTGCGCCGACCCCGACCCACGCGGGCGATCCTCACGATCCTGTTCGGGACGCTGCTCGGCCAGGGCCTGGTCGTCGCCGTCTCGCCGCTGTTGACCCGGCTGTACGCCCCGACGGACTTCGGCGTGCTCGCCGTCGTCACCGCGATCGCTTCCGTGCTCGGCGCGGGAGCGACCATGGGGACCGATCGCGCACTCCCCGTGGCGCAGGACGCCACGATGCACGCTCTCGTGCTGATCGGCATCGTCTCGACGGCGTTCGTCAGCGGTGTGACGGCAGTGGCCACCTGGCTCGCACGCGATGCGCTCGCTGCGCAGTTCTCGGCGCCGACGTTCGCCGACCTCTGGTGGATCGTCCCGGTCACGACCGGGGCCGTCGGACTCCACCGGGTGGCAACCGCAGTGCTCGCCCGGGGCCAGCGTCACGGCTCGATCGCGATCCGGAACGTGTGCCAGGGGGTCGGGCAGACCGTGTGGAACCTCGTGATGGCCTCGACCGGAGCCCTCGGGCTCGCCGGTGGACTGGCTGCCGGGCGACTCGCGGCACTGGTCGGGATGTTCCGTCCGGCGTCGCTCCGAGCCAGCCCGTCACCGTGCTCCGTCCGGGCCGCGCTGTCGGTGCACCGACGCTTCCTCTGGTTCACCCCGTGGTCCTCCATGCTCAACGTGGTCGGGCAGCAGGCACCGGGGCTGCTCATCGCCGCGGCACACGGCAGTGCGGCGGCGGGACTGGTGGCCCTGACGATGCGGGTCCTCGGCTCACCGGTCGGGATGCTCGCGGACGCCGTCGCGCAGACGGTCGCCGGGGCGATCGGTGGCCGGATCCGAGCCGGAGCGTCGGTACGAGATCCGCTCCGGCGGGTCGTGGGTCGTCTGCTGGTGCTCGGGGCTGCTGCGGCCGTCGTCGTGATGATGTCTGGGCCGTCGGTGTTCGGTGCGGTGTTCGGGCCGGACTGGACACGGTCGGGCGAGTACGCGCGCATCCTGGCGCCGGCGTTCGCGCTCCAGGTCGCGGTGTCGCCGGTGAGCCAAGTGCTCGGGATGCTCGGTCGACAGTCCTCGCAACTCGCCTGGGATGCCGGACGCTTGGTCCTGACGTCCGGTGCGGTGATCGTGCCGACGCTGCTCGGTGCGCCCGTGCCCGTGATGCTGGCGGGGCTCTCCGGCGCGATGATCGCGTCCTACCTCGTGATGCTCGGGCTGGTGGTCGCGGCGACCCGGTCCGTCCGCGACTGA
- a CDS encoding right-handed parallel beta-helix repeat-containing protein has product MRIDDVARTLTRRAALFGAAAAPGAVLIGRPLSARAASVPPAPTSASRSASDIDATRLQDVLDQAHPHAVVDVTRRWTLAEPLVVDQPLTLRFAGGSVATDRDIDLVHIRSSLVRVVDAVLDGPGAEHSGLGRGVRATGTAKAPLRDVRVTRARVHGFPHDGVLLEHCEGFVVDDCDIADVGYAGVLMFSCVRGSVTGNRIRRVTQPAPYPNSYGIEAVRATTTGLDDSPRSSRILIADNHVSGVPYWEGIDTHGGSSIAIVRNRVEDCRVGIAVVPSKDESDASATKYAPLDCSVVDNVVSRSTQGPGSGIIVRGAGETVGSAAERATGIVLRNTVTGYGDGDRDAGILVYLTRGVVLAHNRCTDGVRRGVSLYHSNEDLTLIGNVVAGLRPQGTATSVAVDVRATANTVVLLDNRYTAGATAPPVYGVQCRQADNDVVLVANDWRATTTPVVATAGAVTRYREE; this is encoded by the coding sequence ATGCGCATCGATGACGTCGCCCGTACCCTGACCCGTCGCGCGGCGCTGTTCGGCGCGGCAGCGGCTCCCGGCGCGGTGTTGATCGGACGCCCGCTCTCCGCCCGGGCTGCGTCCGTGCCGCCCGCGCCGACGTCGGCGTCACGGTCCGCCTCGGACATCGACGCGACACGGCTGCAGGACGTCCTCGACCAGGCCCACCCGCACGCCGTCGTCGACGTGACGCGTCGGTGGACGCTCGCGGAACCACTGGTCGTGGACCAGCCGCTGACGCTCCGGTTCGCCGGGGGATCCGTTGCCACGGACCGGGACATCGACCTCGTGCACATCCGGTCGAGCCTGGTGCGCGTCGTCGACGCCGTGCTCGACGGTCCCGGCGCGGAGCACTCGGGGCTCGGTCGGGGCGTCCGCGCGACGGGCACGGCGAAGGCGCCCCTGCGGGACGTGCGCGTCACGCGTGCACGTGTCCACGGGTTCCCGCACGACGGTGTCCTGCTCGAACACTGCGAGGGCTTCGTGGTCGACGACTGCGACATCGCGGACGTCGGGTACGCCGGGGTGCTCATGTTCTCGTGCGTCCGGGGTTCCGTCACCGGGAACCGCATCCGTCGTGTGACCCAGCCGGCGCCGTACCCGAACTCGTACGGCATCGAGGCGGTCCGCGCCACGACGACCGGGCTCGACGACTCCCCGCGGAGCAGCCGGATCCTGATCGCCGACAACCACGTCTCGGGCGTCCCGTACTGGGAGGGCATCGACACACACGGCGGCTCGTCGATCGCGATCGTCCGGAACCGTGTCGAGGACTGCCGGGTCGGCATCGCCGTGGTGCCGTCGAAGGACGAATCCGACGCGTCGGCGACGAAGTACGCGCCGCTGGACTGCTCGGTGGTCGACAACGTCGTCTCCCGCTCGACGCAGGGGCCGGGCTCGGGCATCATCGTGCGTGGTGCGGGCGAGACCGTGGGGTCGGCCGCGGAGCGCGCGACCGGGATCGTGCTCCGGAACACCGTGACCGGGTACGGCGACGGTGATCGTGACGCGGGGATCCTCGTCTACCTGACCCGCGGCGTCGTGCTCGCGCACAACCGGTGTACCGACGGTGTCCGTCGGGGTGTCTCGCTCTACCACTCCAACGAGGACCTCACGCTGATCGGCAACGTGGTGGCCGGCCTCCGACCGCAGGGGACCGCCACGTCGGTCGCCGTCGACGTCCGGGCGACGGCGAACACGGTCGTCCTGCTCGACAACCGCTACACCGCTGGTGCGACCGCGCCGCCGGTGTACGGCGTGCAGTGCCGGCAGGCCGACAACGACGTGGTGCTGGTCGCGAACGACTGGCGGGCCACGACGACGCCCGTCGTGGCGACGGCCGGGGCGGTGACACGCTACCGAGAGGAGTGA
- a CDS encoding glycosyltransferase family 4 protein: MTPDIVHVSSAHPWVDNRVHLREAAAAADAGYRVRLIAVDCALDAPPTAVEVVRIPRRCRLRRMLVSTTQALLLALRSRARLVHLHDPELIWTIPVLRAAGRIVVYDAHEDLPDQIWGKDYLSYRQRAVLSALSHGLLRLAGTADRVVTATEWTGRRFPAARRIAIHNYPLRRAADDAQTGLEARPTVVAHVGVLSHDRGIDVVAAVPGQPDFPPGWRIELVGAIDAATDTTALRDAESSGRLRHGGVVGPMQARDLLLGARIGVIPFRRTPVTDQIFPTKLFEYLAAGLAVIATDTPLLRMLLDGSDCVTFVPPDDPAAIAGAVRRYAEDPGLLLRHGAEARRAAQRFRWHREAARLVAMYDELLPCVRR, from the coding sequence ATGACGCCGGACATCGTGCACGTCTCGAGCGCCCATCCGTGGGTGGACAACCGCGTGCACCTCCGCGAAGCCGCTGCGGCGGCGGATGCCGGGTACCGCGTGCGGTTGATCGCGGTCGACTGCGCACTCGACGCTCCGCCCACCGCCGTGGAGGTCGTCCGGATCCCGCGCCGGTGCCGTCTCCGACGCATGCTCGTCTCCACGACGCAGGCACTCCTGCTGGCGCTGCGGTCGCGGGCGCGGCTCGTCCACCTCCACGATCCGGAACTCATCTGGACCATCCCCGTGCTCCGCGCCGCCGGCCGGATCGTGGTGTACGACGCGCACGAGGACCTGCCCGACCAGATCTGGGGCAAGGACTACTTGTCGTACCGGCAGCGGGCGGTCCTCTCGGCCCTGTCGCACGGCTTGCTCCGGCTCGCCGGCACCGCGGACCGCGTCGTCACGGCGACCGAGTGGACCGGCCGCCGGTTCCCGGCAGCGCGGCGGATCGCGATCCACAACTACCCGTTGCGGCGCGCGGCCGACGATGCGCAGACCGGACTGGAGGCTCGGCCCACCGTGGTCGCGCACGTCGGCGTCCTGAGTCACGACCGTGGGATCGACGTGGTCGCGGCCGTCCCCGGCCAGCCGGACTTCCCGCCGGGCTGGCGGATCGAGCTCGTGGGGGCGATCGACGCCGCCACGGACACGACGGCGCTCCGTGACGCCGAGTCGAGCGGCCGGCTCCGCCACGGCGGGGTCGTCGGCCCGATGCAGGCGCGCGACCTGCTGCTCGGCGCACGGATCGGCGTCATCCCCTTCCGGCGGACGCCCGTCACGGACCAGATCTTCCCGACGAAGCTGTTCGAGTACCTCGCAGCGGGCCTCGCGGTGATCGCGACGGACACCCCGCTGTTGCGGATGCTGCTCGATGGCTCGGACTGCGTCACCTTCGTGCCGCCGGACGACCCCGCCGCGATCGCCGGTGCCGTGCGCCGCTACGCCGAGGATCCGGGCCTGCTGCTCCGGCACGGCGCGGAGGCACGGCGAGCGGCGCAGCGGTTCCGGTGGCACCGTGAGGCTGCTCGCCTCGTCGCGATGTACGACGAGCTCCTGCCGTGCGTGCGCCGCTGA
- a CDS encoding glycosyltransferase family 4 protein, giving the protein MPGQRVVWIVNHYAHHHERDGRATRHQLLAEHLGDHGWRTVVVAAGTDHPTGRAHMRRGRLRERWAGAGYEFCWLRGVDHRGAGLRRTTRRLADIVSFTVLLLVPGTLRGLPRPDVVVGSSFHPLAAWAASLLAGRFRVPFVFEPRDLWPESAIGLAGLAERHPLVRVLRSVERRTVDRAAHLVSPLDGVGRYYAERGQPRPFTWVPNGVQTDETGAGADETSTADETSTADETSTADAPGADGSAPFTIAYIGSMGPANALETLLDAFVLAAGRAHAAGGPQLRLRMVGDGADVGALRERVSSLPSAPDVIWDGRVPQDQARRIGQQADCLAVTMHDLPLYRYGVSMNKQYEYMLTGRPLLVAAPVPLAPVAAARCGLQVAPDDPAALAEGMLALAAMPAPDRDAMGARGRAHVLRDNDYRALAARYAGALDAAASAA; this is encoded by the coding sequence ATGCCCGGACAACGCGTCGTGTGGATCGTCAACCACTACGCCCACCACCACGAACGCGACGGTCGCGCCACTCGTCACCAGCTGCTCGCGGAGCACCTCGGCGACCACGGCTGGCGCACCGTCGTCGTCGCCGCCGGCACCGACCACCCCACCGGACGAGCACACATGCGACGAGGCCGCCTCCGCGAGCGATGGGCGGGCGCCGGCTACGAGTTCTGCTGGCTCCGCGGCGTCGACCACCGCGGAGCCGGGCTCCGGCGCACCACCAGGCGTCTCGCCGACATCGTGTCCTTCACGGTCCTGCTCCTCGTCCCCGGCACGCTCCGTGGGCTTCCCCGACCGGACGTCGTGGTCGGGAGCTCGTTCCACCCGCTCGCCGCCTGGGCCGCGTCGCTCCTGGCCGGCCGGTTCCGCGTGCCGTTCGTGTTCGAGCCCCGCGACCTGTGGCCGGAGTCCGCGATCGGGCTCGCCGGGCTCGCCGAACGCCATCCGCTCGTCCGGGTGCTCCGGTCGGTCGAACGGCGCACCGTCGACCGTGCGGCGCACCTCGTGTCGCCCCTCGACGGCGTCGGCAGGTACTACGCCGAGCGCGGCCAGCCCCGGCCGTTCACGTGGGTACCGAACGGCGTGCAGACCGACGAGACCGGCGCCGGCGCCGACGAGACCAGCACAGCCGACGAGACCAGCACCGCCGACGAGACCAGCACAGCCGACGCGCCCGGCGCCGATGGGTCCGCTCCGTTCACGATCGCGTACATCGGGTCGATGGGCCCGGCGAACGCCCTCGAGACCCTCCTCGACGCTTTCGTCCTCGCAGCGGGCCGTGCCCACGCCGCCGGCGGACCGCAGCTCCGACTCCGCATGGTCGGGGACGGCGCCGACGTGGGCGCACTCCGGGAACGCGTGTCGAGCCTCCCGTCTGCCCCGGACGTGATCTGGGACGGACGCGTGCCGCAGGACCAGGCCCGCCGTATCGGCCAGCAGGCCGACTGCCTCGCCGTCACGATGCATGACCTGCCGCTCTACCGGTACGGGGTCTCGATGAACAAGCAGTACGAGTACATGCTCACCGGTCGGCCGCTGCTGGTCGCCGCTCCGGTGCCACTGGCGCCGGTCGCCGCGGCGCGTTGCGGGCTGCAGGTCGCCCCGGACGACCCGGCCGCGCTCGCGGAGGGCATGCTGGCGCTCGCCGCCATGCCGGCTCCGGACCGCGACGCCATGGGCGCGCGCGGTCGCGCGCACGTCCTCCGCGACAACGACTACCGGGCGCTCGCCGCCCGGTACGCCGGCGCGCTCGACGCCGCGGCGAGCGCCGCATGA